A section of the Halobacteriovorax sp. DA5 genome encodes:
- the scpA gene encoding methylmalonyl-CoA mutase, protein MPNNSKDNLNTWKELADKETRGKGPKVTQTPEGIELKSLYTKADLENNNLVDTMPGMDPFIRGPRATMYTGRPWTIRQYAGFSTAKESNDFYKKALAAGGQGVSVAFDLATHRGYDSDHPRVKGDVGKAGVAIDTVEDMKVLFDGIPLDKVSVSMTMNGAVLPVLAGYIVAAKEQGVSLDQLSGTIQNDILKEFMVRNTYIFPPAPSMKVIADIFEYTSTNMPKFNSISISGYHIQEAGADAALELAYTLADGKEYIDTAIKAGMQIDQFAPRLSFFFGIGMNFYMEIAKLRAARLLWSEIVERYEPKNIKSKMLRTHCQTSGWSLTEQDPYNNIIRTTIEAMAAVFGGTQSLHTNSFDEAIALPTEFSARIARNTQIILQEETGITNTVDPWGGSYMMETLTKEIADKARSLIKEIEEAGGMAKAIETGLPKLKIEEAAALKQARIDRGEDVIVGVNKYKPTKEDHVEVLEIDNVQVLNEQIKRLEEIRESRDEAKVSECMAKLEYYAKTGNGNGLELAVEAMEARCSVGEITYALEKEWGRYNANTKTVSGVYGKSFESDEEWMSIKNEIDQFERDFGRRPRILVAKMGQDGHDRGAKVVATAYADVGFDVDLSPLFSTPEEVAKQAVENDVHVVGASSLAAGHKTLIPELIAELKKLDAEDIIVVAGGVIPRKDYDFLYEAGVKGIYGPGTTIAEAAKDVITKIKEAQK, encoded by the coding sequence ATGCCAAATAATTCAAAAGATAACTTAAACACTTGGAAAGAATTAGCTGACAAAGAAACAAGAGGTAAAGGCCCTAAGGTTACTCAAACTCCAGAGGGGATTGAACTTAAATCTCTTTATACAAAAGCTGATCTAGAAAATAATAACCTCGTTGATACAATGCCAGGAATGGATCCGTTTATCAGAGGTCCAAGAGCTACGATGTATACAGGACGTCCATGGACGATTCGCCAGTATGCTGGATTTTCTACAGCAAAAGAATCAAATGATTTTTATAAGAAGGCACTAGCGGCAGGTGGACAAGGTGTTTCAGTTGCATTCGATCTTGCTACTCACAGAGGTTACGATTCAGACCATCCTCGTGTAAAAGGTGATGTTGGTAAAGCAGGTGTTGCAATCGATACAGTTGAAGATATGAAAGTACTCTTTGATGGAATCCCATTAGATAAAGTATCTGTTTCGATGACAATGAATGGTGCTGTGTTACCTGTTCTAGCAGGATATATTGTTGCAGCAAAAGAGCAAGGTGTATCTCTTGATCAACTTTCAGGAACAATTCAAAATGATATCTTAAAAGAGTTCATGGTAAGAAATACTTATATATTCCCACCAGCTCCTTCAATGAAAGTTATCGCAGATATTTTTGAATACACTTCAACTAATATGCCGAAGTTCAACTCTATCTCGATTTCTGGTTACCATATTCAAGAAGCAGGTGCAGATGCTGCCTTAGAGCTAGCTTACACTCTTGCAGATGGAAAAGAATATATCGACACTGCAATTAAAGCAGGTATGCAGATTGATCAATTCGCGCCAAGACTCTCATTCTTCTTTGGTATTGGAATGAACTTTTACATGGAAATTGCAAAGCTTCGCGCGGCAAGACTTCTATGGTCTGAAATTGTTGAAAGATATGAGCCGAAAAATATTAAATCGAAAATGCTACGTACCCACTGCCAGACTTCTGGTTGGTCATTAACGGAACAGGATCCATATAACAATATTATTCGTACTACAATTGAAGCAATGGCAGCGGTATTCGGTGGTACACAATCTCTTCACACGAACTCTTTTGATGAAGCGATTGCACTTCCAACTGAATTCTCTGCTCGTATTGCAAGAAATACTCAAATCATCCTTCAGGAAGAAACAGGAATTACAAACACTGTTGATCCATGGGGTGGTTCATACATGATGGAAACTCTGACGAAAGAGATTGCAGACAAAGCTCGAAGCTTAATCAAAGAAATTGAGGAAGCTGGTGGCATGGCAAAAGCAATTGAGACAGGTCTTCCAAAACTTAAGATTGAAGAAGCCGCGGCACTTAAGCAAGCACGTATTGATCGCGGTGAAGATGTAATCGTAGGTGTAAACAAGTATAAGCCAACAAAAGAAGATCACGTTGAAGTTCTTGAAATCGATAACGTTCAAGTTCTTAATGAACAAATCAAAAGACTTGAAGAAATTCGTGAATCACGTGATGAAGCGAAAGTTAGTGAATGTATGGCAAAGCTTGAATATTACGCTAAAACTGGAAACGGCAATGGTTTAGAACTTGCTGTTGAGGCAATGGAAGCGCGTTGTAGTGTTGGTGAAATCACTTATGCACTAGAGAAGGAATGGGGACGCTACAATGCAAATACAAAAACTGTTTCAGGTGTTTATGGTAAATCATTTGAAAGCGATGAGGAATGGATGAGCATTAAAAACGAAATTGACCAATTTGAAAGAGACTTTGGACGTCGTCCGAGAATTCTCGTTGCAAAGATGGGGCAAGATGGACATGACCGTGGAGCCAAAGTTGTAGCAACAGCATATGCAGATGTTGGTTTTGACGTTGACCTTTCTCCGCTTTTCTCAACTCCGGAAGAAGTTGCGAAGCAAGCTGTAGAAAACGATGTTCACGTCGTTGGTGCATCTTCACTTGCAGCGGGACACAAAACATTAATTCCAGAACTAATTGCTGAGCTTAAAAAACTTGATGCAGAAGATATCATCGTTGTTGCAGGTGGAGTAATTCCTAGAAAAGACTATGACTTCCTTTATGAAGCTGGTGTTAAGGGAATCTATGGACCAGGAACAACAATTGCTGAAGCCGCAAAAGATGTAATTACAAAAATCAAAGAGGCACAAAAGTAA